A segment of the Geoglobus ahangari genome:
AGGCTCCACGCCCAGAAAGCCGTGCTGCTGAGGCTGATATCATGATGTGGGAGAGGGTTGCCGACAGGATTTGCGACTTCATAAGGAAGAAGGTCGAGCTTGCGAACGCGGACGGTGTGGTTGTTGGTGTGAGCGGAGGTGTTGACAGCGCCACCGTAGCTTTCCTCAGCGTGAGAGCCCTCGGCAGCGACAGGGTTTTCGCGACAATCATGCCAGAGATCGGGGTGACGACCGAGGAGGATGTTGAGGATGCAAAGCTCGTCTGCGAGACTCTCGGCATCGAGTACAGGTACGTGGAGATAAACCCCCTTCTGGAGAGCTTCTCCAGAACATTCGGTGAAAGCGATTCCCTCGCGTTCGCCAACGTGAAGCCGAGGGTCAGGATGATAATCAACTACTACTACGCCAACAGGCTCAACAGGCTTGTGGCAGGGACAGGGAACAAGAGCGAGCTCAAGGTGGGCTACTTCACAAAGTACGGGGATGGGGGCGTGGACTTCCTGCCCATAGGCGACCTCTACAAGACCGAGGTCTTCGAGCTCGCCAAGTACCTCGGAGTGCCGGAGAGGATAATCTCGAAGAAGCCCTCGGCGAGGCTCTGGAAGGGACAGACCGACGAG
Coding sequences within it:
- a CDS encoding NAD+ synthase, with product MMWERVADRICDFIRKKVELANADGVVVGVSGGVDSATVAFLSVRALGSDRVFATIMPEIGVTTEEDVEDAKLVCETLGIEYRYVEINPLLESFSRTFGESDSLAFANVKPRVRMIINYYYANRLNRLVAGTGNKSELKVGYFTKYGDGGVDFLPIGDLYKTEVFELAKYLGVPERIISKKPSARLWKGQTDEDEMGISYQKLDAILKGIEAGMEKEEMVERLGVSAEEVEKVISMVEKSRHKRELPPIAPVRGLIDV